The following are encoded together in the Glycine soja cultivar W05 chromosome 5, ASM419377v2, whole genome shotgun sequence genome:
- the LOC114412458 gene encoding probable esterase D14L, with protein sequence MGIVEEAHNVKVLGSGTRHIVLAHGFGTDQSVWKHLVPYLLDEFRVVLYDNMGAGTTNPDYFDFERYSTLEGYAHDLLAILEELRVDSCIFVGHSVSAMIGTIASISRPELFAKIIMISASPRYLNDMEYFGGFEQEDLDQLFNAMAANYKAWCSGFAPMAVGGDMESVAVQEFSRTLFNMRPDIALSVLQTIFQSDIRQILNLVSVPCHIIQSMKDLAVPVVVAEYLHQHIGGDSIVEVMSTEGHLPQLSSPDIVVPMLLKHIRLDIATRH encoded by the exons ATGGGGATAGTGGAAGAAGCTCACAACGTGAAGGTTTTGGGATCTGGCACGCGGCATATAGTTCTGGCTCACGGGTTTGGCACGGATCAATCCGTGTGGAAACACCTCGTACCTTATCTCCTCGACGAGTTTCGTGTCGTACTCTACGACAACATGGGAGCCGGCACCACCAACCCCGATTACTTCGATTTTGAGCGATACTCAACCTTGGAGGGCTATGCCCATGACTTGCTTGCTATCTTAGAAGAGCTTCGAGTGGATTCATGTATCTTTGTTGGTCATTCAGTGTCCGCTATGATTGGTACCATTGCTTCCATTTCTCGGCCTGAACTGTTCGCCAAAATCATCATGATCTCAGCTTCCCCCAG GTATCTGAACGACATGGAATACTTTGGAGGGTTTGAGCAAGAAGATCTAGACCAACTATTCAACGCTATGGCGGCGAATTACAAAGCATGGTGCTCAGGGTTCGCTCCAATGGCTGTTGGCGGAGACATGGAGTCGGTGGCAGTGCAGGAATTCAGCCGAACATTGTTCAACATGAGACCTGACATTGCGCTAAGCGTGTTGCAGACCATTTTCCAAAGCGACATAAGGCAAATCCTGAACCTCGTCAGTGTCCCATGCCACATCATCCAAAGCATGAAGGACTTAGCGGTTCCTGTTGTGGTTGCAGAGTACCTCCACCAacacattggtggcgactccatcGTTGAGGTCATGTCCACGGAGGGTCATTTGCCGCAATTGAGTTCGCCCGATATCGTTGTTCCCATGTTGCTTAAACACATTCGCCTCGACATTGCAACTAGACATTGA